A single Hylaeus volcanicus isolate JK05 unplaced genomic scaffold, UHH_iyHylVolc1.0_haploid 12221, whole genome shotgun sequence DNA region contains:
- the LOC128883146 gene encoding uncharacterized protein LOC128883146 isoform X6 — MHVEEFYNEALICLEKYPCDEKKAVECLEKVLSEKENHRGALSHLGELLCNASDGEVRDPKRGIEYLKLFLTVEPNQVPECYFHLAQALAMEPKNGLDAVHYYRLGINKLAEQLPLQTEQRVKEYSKEKIGMAYCSIAELYTTDLSCEENAETYILESYKKAIEISPTLLDAFSGLVKYYSIKGLQAEAFQVAENGMRVFRKSAEIMKTCELDNGMMDNYVSVPDFNSQLDFATSLINLNQLDWSEFVLDTILEQDEHNVEVWLVYAAYYIVKKDADSARECVQKGSQILQKAIEQCVYSNNIGGQHYIQLCEDKLKRMKEEICQISV, encoded by the exons ATGCACGTAGAAGAGTTTTATAATGAAGcgttaatttgtttagaaaaatatccCTGTGATGAAAAAAAAGCAGTAGAATGTTTGGAAAAAGTACTCTCGGAAAAGGAGAACCATCGAGGAGCTCTTTCACATCTAGGTGAATTACTATGTAATGCTTCTGATGGTGAAGTAAGAGACCCAAAACGGggtattgaatatttaaaattattcttgacGGTGGAGCCCAATCAAGTACCCGAATGCTATTTTCACTTAGCCCAAGCCTTAGCAATGGAACCTAAAAATGGTTTAGACGCGGTTCATTATTATCGTTTAGGGATTAACAAATTAGCGGAACAATTACCGCTTCAAACAG AACAACGCGTTAAAGAATATTCCAAGGAAAAAATAGGTATGGCATATTGTTCTATAGCTGAATTGTATACAACAGATCTGAG TTGTGAAGAAAATGCTGAAACATATATTCTAGAATCGTACAAGAAG GCAATCGAAATTTCTCCTACATTGCTAGACGCTTTTAGCGGattagtaaaatattactCTATAAAAG GTTTACAAGCGGAAGCATTCCAAGTGGCTGAGAACGGAATGCGGGTTTTTCGAAAATCAGcggaaataatgaaaacatgtGAAT TAGATAACGGGATGATGGACAACTATGTGAGTGTACCTGATTTTAACTCCCAACTTGATTTCGCAACAAGTTTGATCAATTTAAATCAACTGGATTGGAGTGAATTTGTTCTTGATACAATTTTAGAACAAGACGAACATAAT GTTGAAGTTTGGCTTGTGTACGCTGcttattatattgttaagaaAGATGCTGACAGTGCAAGGGAATGTGTTCAAAAAGGTTCACAG attttgcAAAAGGCCATTGAACAGTGTgtttattccaataatattGGAGGTCAACATTACATTCAACTTTGTGAAGACAAACTAAAGCGTATGAAAGAAGAAATCTGTCAAATTTCTGTTTAG
- the LOC128883146 gene encoding uncharacterized protein LOC128883146 isoform X4 has product MHVEEFYNEALICLEKYPCDEKKAVECLEKVLSEKENHRGALSHLGELLCNASDGEVRDPKRGIEYLKLFLTVEPNQVPECYFHLAQALAMEPKNGLDAVHYYRLGINKLAEQLPLQTEQRVKEYSKEKIGMAYCSIAELYTTDLRYDMIFFFCKIFSFNLNGTTWVFFSCEENAETYILESYKKAIEISPTLLDAFSGLVKYYSIKGLQAEAFQVAENGMRVFRKSAEIMKTCELDNGMMDNYVSVPDFNSQLDFATSLINLNQLDWSEFVLDTILEQDEHNVEVWLVYAAYYIVKKDADSARECVQKGSQILQKAIEQCVYSNNIGGQHYIQLCEDKLKRMKEEICQISV; this is encoded by the exons ATGCACGTAGAAGAGTTTTATAATGAAGcgttaatttgtttagaaaaatatccCTGTGATGAAAAAAAAGCAGTAGAATGTTTGGAAAAAGTACTCTCGGAAAAGGAGAACCATCGAGGAGCTCTTTCACATCTAGGTGAATTACTATGTAATGCTTCTGATGGTGAAGTAAGAGACCCAAAACGGggtattgaatatttaaaattattcttgacGGTGGAGCCCAATCAAGTACCCGAATGCTATTTTCACTTAGCCCAAGCCTTAGCAATGGAACCTAAAAATGGTTTAGACGCGGTTCATTATTATCGTTTAGGGATTAACAAATTAGCGGAACAATTACCGCTTCAAACAG AACAACGCGTTAAAGAATATTCCAAGGAAAAAATAGGTATGGCATATTGTTCTATAGCTGAATTGTATACAACAGATCTGAGGTAcgacatgattttttttttttgtaaaatattttcctttaatctGAATGGTACAACTTGGGTCTTCTTCAGTTGTGAAGAAAATGCTGAAACATATATTCTAGAATCGTACAAGAAG GCAATCGAAATTTCTCCTACATTGCTAGACGCTTTTAGCGGattagtaaaatattactCTATAAAAG GTTTACAAGCGGAAGCATTCCAAGTGGCTGAGAACGGAATGCGGGTTTTTCGAAAATCAGcggaaataatgaaaacatgtGAAT TAGATAACGGGATGATGGACAACTATGTGAGTGTACCTGATTTTAACTCCCAACTTGATTTCGCAACAAGTTTGATCAATTTAAATCAACTGGATTGGAGTGAATTTGTTCTTGATACAATTTTAGAACAAGACGAACATAAT GTTGAAGTTTGGCTTGTGTACGCTGcttattatattgttaagaaAGATGCTGACAGTGCAAGGGAATGTGTTCAAAAAGGTTCACAG attttgcAAAAGGCCATTGAACAGTGTgtttattccaataatattGGAGGTCAACATTACATTCAACTTTGTGAAGACAAACTAAAGCGTATGAAAGAAGAAATCTGTCAAATTTCTGTTTAG
- the LOC128883146 gene encoding uncharacterized protein LOC128883146 isoform X5 gives MHVEEFYNEALICLEKYPCDEKKAVECLEKVLSEKENHRGALSHLGELLCNASDGEVRDPKRGIEYLKLFLTVEPNQVPECYFHLAQALAMEPKNGLDAVHYYRLGINKLAEQLPLQTGSIRFTFLKYLKIFNLFLEQRVKEYSKEKIGMAYCSIAELYTTDLSCEENAETYILESYKKAIEISPTLLDAFSGLVKYYSIKGLQAEAFQVAENGMRVFRKSAEIMKTCELDNGMMDNYVSVPDFNSQLDFATSLINLNQLDWSEFVLDTILEQDEHNVEVWLVYAAYYIVKKDADSARECVQKGSQILQKAIEQCVYSNNIGGQHYIQLCEDKLKRMKEEICQISV, from the exons ATGCACGTAGAAGAGTTTTATAATGAAGcgttaatttgtttagaaaaatatccCTGTGATGAAAAAAAAGCAGTAGAATGTTTGGAAAAAGTACTCTCGGAAAAGGAGAACCATCGAGGAGCTCTTTCACATCTAGGTGAATTACTATGTAATGCTTCTGATGGTGAAGTAAGAGACCCAAAACGGggtattgaatatttaaaattattcttgacGGTGGAGCCCAATCAAGTACCCGAATGCTATTTTCACTTAGCCCAAGCCTTAGCAATGGAACCTAAAAATGGTTTAGACGCGGTTCATTATTATCGTTTAGGGATTAACAAATTAGCGGAACAATTACCGCTTCAAACAGGTTCGATAAGGTTCacgtttttgaaatatctcaAAATATTCAACTTGTTTTTAGAACAACGCGTTAAAGAATATTCCAAGGAAAAAATAGGTATGGCATATTGTTCTATAGCTGAATTGTATACAACAGATCTGAG TTGTGAAGAAAATGCTGAAACATATATTCTAGAATCGTACAAGAAG GCAATCGAAATTTCTCCTACATTGCTAGACGCTTTTAGCGGattagtaaaatattactCTATAAAAG GTTTACAAGCGGAAGCATTCCAAGTGGCTGAGAACGGAATGCGGGTTTTTCGAAAATCAGcggaaataatgaaaacatgtGAAT TAGATAACGGGATGATGGACAACTATGTGAGTGTACCTGATTTTAACTCCCAACTTGATTTCGCAACAAGTTTGATCAATTTAAATCAACTGGATTGGAGTGAATTTGTTCTTGATACAATTTTAGAACAAGACGAACATAAT GTTGAAGTTTGGCTTGTGTACGCTGcttattatattgttaagaaAGATGCTGACAGTGCAAGGGAATGTGTTCAAAAAGGTTCACAG attttgcAAAAGGCCATTGAACAGTGTgtttattccaataatattGGAGGTCAACATTACATTCAACTTTGTGAAGACAAACTAAAGCGTATGAAAGAAGAAATCTGTCAAATTTCTGTTTAG
- the LOC128883146 gene encoding uncharacterized protein LOC128883146 isoform X3 has protein sequence MHVEEFYNEALICLEKYPCDEKKAVECLEKVLSEKENHRGALSHLGELLCNASDGEVRDPKRGIEYLKLFLTVEPNQVPECYFHLAQALAMEPKNGLDAVHYYRLGINKLAEQLPLQTGSIRFTFLKYLKIFNLFLEQRVKEYSKEKIGMAYCSIAELYTTDLRYDMIFFFCKIFSFNLNGTTWVFFSCEENAETYILESYKKAIEISPTLLDAFSGLVKYYSIKGLQAEAFQVAENGMRVFRKSAEIMKTYNGMMDNYVSVPDFNSQLDFATSLINLNQLDWSEFVLDTILEQDEHNVEVWLVYAAYYIVKKDADSARECVQKGSQILQKAIEQCVYSNNIGGQHYIQLCEDKLKRMKEEICQISV, from the exons ATGCACGTAGAAGAGTTTTATAATGAAGcgttaatttgtttagaaaaatatccCTGTGATGAAAAAAAAGCAGTAGAATGTTTGGAAAAAGTACTCTCGGAAAAGGAGAACCATCGAGGAGCTCTTTCACATCTAGGTGAATTACTATGTAATGCTTCTGATGGTGAAGTAAGAGACCCAAAACGGggtattgaatatttaaaattattcttgacGGTGGAGCCCAATCAAGTACCCGAATGCTATTTTCACTTAGCCCAAGCCTTAGCAATGGAACCTAAAAATGGTTTAGACGCGGTTCATTATTATCGTTTAGGGATTAACAAATTAGCGGAACAATTACCGCTTCAAACAGGTTCGATAAGGTTCacgtttttgaaatatctcaAAATATTCAACTTGTTTTTAGAACAACGCGTTAAAGAATATTCCAAGGAAAAAATAGGTATGGCATATTGTTCTATAGCTGAATTGTATACAACAGATCTGAGGTAcgacatgattttttttttttgtaaaatattttcctttaatctGAATGGTACAACTTGGGTCTTCTTCAGTTGTGAAGAAAATGCTGAAACATATATTCTAGAATCGTACAAGAAG GCAATCGAAATTTCTCCTACATTGCTAGACGCTTTTAGCGGattagtaaaatattactCTATAAAAG GTTTACAAGCGGAAGCATTCCAAGTGGCTGAGAACGGAATGCGGGTTTTTCGAAAATCAGcggaaataatgaaaacat ATAACGGGATGATGGACAACTATGTGAGTGTACCTGATTTTAACTCCCAACTTGATTTCGCAACAAGTTTGATCAATTTAAATCAACTGGATTGGAGTGAATTTGTTCTTGATACAATTTTAGAACAAGACGAACATAAT GTTGAAGTTTGGCTTGTGTACGCTGcttattatattgttaagaaAGATGCTGACAGTGCAAGGGAATGTGTTCAAAAAGGTTCACAG attttgcAAAAGGCCATTGAACAGTGTgtttattccaataatattGGAGGTCAACATTACATTCAACTTTGTGAAGACAAACTAAAGCGTATGAAAGAAGAAATCTGTCAAATTTCTGTTTAG
- the LOC128883146 gene encoding uncharacterized protein LOC128883146 isoform X1 → MHVEEFYNEALICLEKYPCDEKKAVECLEKVLSEKENHRGALSHLGELLCNASDGEVRDPKRGIEYLKLFLTVEPNQVPECYFHLAQALAMEPKNGLDAVHYYRLGINKLAEQLPLQTGSIRFTFLKYLKIFNLFLEQRVKEYSKEKIGMAYCSIAELYTTDLRYDMIFFFCKIFSFNLNGTTWVFFSCEENAETYILESYKKAIEISPTLLDAFSGLVKYYSIKGLQAEAFQVAENGMRVFRKSAEIMKTCELDNGMMDNYVSVPDFNSQLDFATSLINLNQLDWSEFVLDTILEQDEHNVEVWLVYAAYYIVKKDADSARECVQKGSQILQKAIEQCVYSNNIGGQHYIQLCEDKLKRMKEEICQISV, encoded by the exons ATGCACGTAGAAGAGTTTTATAATGAAGcgttaatttgtttagaaaaatatccCTGTGATGAAAAAAAAGCAGTAGAATGTTTGGAAAAAGTACTCTCGGAAAAGGAGAACCATCGAGGAGCTCTTTCACATCTAGGTGAATTACTATGTAATGCTTCTGATGGTGAAGTAAGAGACCCAAAACGGggtattgaatatttaaaattattcttgacGGTGGAGCCCAATCAAGTACCCGAATGCTATTTTCACTTAGCCCAAGCCTTAGCAATGGAACCTAAAAATGGTTTAGACGCGGTTCATTATTATCGTTTAGGGATTAACAAATTAGCGGAACAATTACCGCTTCAAACAGGTTCGATAAGGTTCacgtttttgaaatatctcaAAATATTCAACTTGTTTTTAGAACAACGCGTTAAAGAATATTCCAAGGAAAAAATAGGTATGGCATATTGTTCTATAGCTGAATTGTATACAACAGATCTGAGGTAcgacatgattttttttttttgtaaaatattttcctttaatctGAATGGTACAACTTGGGTCTTCTTCAGTTGTGAAGAAAATGCTGAAACATATATTCTAGAATCGTACAAGAAG GCAATCGAAATTTCTCCTACATTGCTAGACGCTTTTAGCGGattagtaaaatattactCTATAAAAG GTTTACAAGCGGAAGCATTCCAAGTGGCTGAGAACGGAATGCGGGTTTTTCGAAAATCAGcggaaataatgaaaacatgtGAAT TAGATAACGGGATGATGGACAACTATGTGAGTGTACCTGATTTTAACTCCCAACTTGATTTCGCAACAAGTTTGATCAATTTAAATCAACTGGATTGGAGTGAATTTGTTCTTGATACAATTTTAGAACAAGACGAACATAAT GTTGAAGTTTGGCTTGTGTACGCTGcttattatattgttaagaaAGATGCTGACAGTGCAAGGGAATGTGTTCAAAAAGGTTCACAG attttgcAAAAGGCCATTGAACAGTGTgtttattccaataatattGGAGGTCAACATTACATTCAACTTTGTGAAGACAAACTAAAGCGTATGAAAGAAGAAATCTGTCAAATTTCTGTTTAG
- the LOC128883146 gene encoding uncharacterized protein LOC128883146 isoform X2: MHVEEFYNEALICLEKYPCDEKKAVECLEKVLSEKENHRGALSHLGELLCNASDGEVRDPKRGIEYLKLFLTVEPNQVPECYFHLAQALAMEPKNGLDAVHYYRLGINKLAEQLPLQTGSIRFTFLKYLKIFNLFLEQRVKEYSKEKIGMAYCSIAELYTTDLRYDMIFFFCKIFSFNLNGTTWVFFSCEENAETYILESYKKAIEISPTLLDAFSGLVKYYSIKGLQAEAFQVAENGMRVFRKSAEIMKTCEYNGMMDNYVSVPDFNSQLDFATSLINLNQLDWSEFVLDTILEQDEHNVEVWLVYAAYYIVKKDADSARECVQKGSQILQKAIEQCVYSNNIGGQHYIQLCEDKLKRMKEEICQISV, from the exons ATGCACGTAGAAGAGTTTTATAATGAAGcgttaatttgtttagaaaaatatccCTGTGATGAAAAAAAAGCAGTAGAATGTTTGGAAAAAGTACTCTCGGAAAAGGAGAACCATCGAGGAGCTCTTTCACATCTAGGTGAATTACTATGTAATGCTTCTGATGGTGAAGTAAGAGACCCAAAACGGggtattgaatatttaaaattattcttgacGGTGGAGCCCAATCAAGTACCCGAATGCTATTTTCACTTAGCCCAAGCCTTAGCAATGGAACCTAAAAATGGTTTAGACGCGGTTCATTATTATCGTTTAGGGATTAACAAATTAGCGGAACAATTACCGCTTCAAACAGGTTCGATAAGGTTCacgtttttgaaatatctcaAAATATTCAACTTGTTTTTAGAACAACGCGTTAAAGAATATTCCAAGGAAAAAATAGGTATGGCATATTGTTCTATAGCTGAATTGTATACAACAGATCTGAGGTAcgacatgattttttttttttgtaaaatattttcctttaatctGAATGGTACAACTTGGGTCTTCTTCAGTTGTGAAGAAAATGCTGAAACATATATTCTAGAATCGTACAAGAAG GCAATCGAAATTTCTCCTACATTGCTAGACGCTTTTAGCGGattagtaaaatattactCTATAAAAG GTTTACAAGCGGAAGCATTCCAAGTGGCTGAGAACGGAATGCGGGTTTTTCGAAAATCAGcggaaataatgaaaacatgtGAAT ATAACGGGATGATGGACAACTATGTGAGTGTACCTGATTTTAACTCCCAACTTGATTTCGCAACAAGTTTGATCAATTTAAATCAACTGGATTGGAGTGAATTTGTTCTTGATACAATTTTAGAACAAGACGAACATAAT GTTGAAGTTTGGCTTGTGTACGCTGcttattatattgttaagaaAGATGCTGACAGTGCAAGGGAATGTGTTCAAAAAGGTTCACAG attttgcAAAAGGCCATTGAACAGTGTgtttattccaataatattGGAGGTCAACATTACATTCAACTTTGTGAAGACAAACTAAAGCGTATGAAAGAAGAAATCTGTCAAATTTCTGTTTAG
- the LOC128883150 gene encoding 60S ribosomal protein L24-like, with protein sequence MSTVKSTLKLETGSFSEYKIYPGRGIRHISRDGKSYFFINSKCKSLYHQRVKPARLTWTQSWRRANKKLSSSQTTTRRRTRRTHKIQKAIVGLSLDDLAKKRSTAKKMTSTVKPVVSKEDKARTIKAEKSNVKKTGFSATKGHMDKLSFAKNAPRLGKQVASSRR encoded by the exons ATGTCAACAGTCAAATCAACTCTTAAATTAGAAACCGGTTCCTTcagtgaatataaaatttatcctGGAAGAGGAATACGACATATAAGCCGAGATGgaaaatcttatttttttattaattcgaaaTGTAAATCACTTTATCATCAACGCGTGAAACCTGCTCGATTGACATGGACTCAG TCGTGGCGTCGTGCTAATAAAAAGCTTTCTTCTTCACAAACGACTACAAGGCGACGCACTCGTCGTActcataaaattcaaaaagctaTTGTTGGCTTATCTTTGGATGATTTAGCTAAAAAGCGTAGCACCGCCAAAAAAATGACATCT ACAGTGAAACCGGTTGTTTCAAAAGAGGATAAAGCTCGAACTATCAAAGCAGAAAAAAGTAATGTAAAGAAAACAGGTTTTTCCGCAACAAAG GGTCATATGGATAAGTTATCCTTTGCTAAAAATGCACCCCGCTTAGGAAAACAAGTCGCTTCATCAAGACGCTAA